ttttttgtgtttttttactgtttactgtttactTTAATTTACTGTGACActaagtaatcaaactggcatttattcctcaaaatgatttaatgtttggtagttttgagcaaggctgaagttgtttaacagatttatgcagaaaaaaagcaagagCAATATTAGTctattaagtttttatagcagttttttggaagtggacgtttttgtccacgAATGACACAAAAGAGTAGTAGTATAAAgggacgcctgagggttaaaccACTGATGAAAgatggtcacacatttcttttgtgcacttactgcataaacatggttgtcgtatgcaatgactcctactccactgcgccggctgctcatgggagagatcagggtccactggttggtctctgggttgtagcactctgctgtttgcagttgCTCTTTCCCGtcaaatccaccacatatgtagatctgaatacaaaaagggggagtgggggggacaataagaaattgtcatttttgttggctcaaactggcagcagtgtaaacaaatctttctgttttctgttccattgtgttccacccaccttgccgttgagtgctgtgcagctggcgtcactcctctgctcatgcatgggtgcagtttcaagccactggttggtttctggctggtagaactcagcactgctgagacgTGTGTTCCCATCATAGCCTCCAATGGCATAGATGCACCCGCTCagcacagtcacactcacatgTGCGCGGCGATAGTGCAttggtgccacctcttgccatgtccgtgtgctcaggtcaaacctgcacacagTATTGGTGGCTATAAACACTtggtcaaagccaccaacacagtagacatacccactgaggtaggctgcaccatgaaagGCGTgaggaggctcagaaaggtCTGtcatgttcatccagtgatttgcacggacgtcaaatgcctgGATTACATTAGGTAGattcctgctgctgctaaagCCTCCAATGGacaataggatggcagaaggcagacgaggccgaccgaggattctgtcttttcttttgatgacctcagagaccatggcctggcacatcaagttgtccgtcaccagcttattggacagcacatgactctttatgtactctgtaggcatcatgctcagcctgaccttcaacaatacagagaataaaaaggatataacttaacagtctgtgtcagaataaataaaaatacataaaaatcatggttcctaataaagaacatcacaacaaatacaacaagtaaatcaataaaataatggtcagttatttgaaatgctattagcaaccggaacaaacGAGGTcatcattctctttgttctacatcgtggcagtcagtcaggatcagtggtggaaagtaactaagtatttgtactttgttactgtacttcagtaactaagtatttgtactttgttactgtacttcagtaaatttttatgtatttctactttacttgaGCCATtcactccattacattttgcagctgttatgtgtactttctactccactacatttctacagtgtttgtagttacttgttacatttgatgaacacagtgctggactgatgtgaggtcagactttgcatggaggtggtgtcacgctgccagctgtgtttttttatctaacctgttcagatcctttgcaatggaaatcaataatatatattcagtgtgtgagtacttttatttttaatactttaagtacatttaaaagtcagtacttaagacttttacttaagtaggattgttgatgtagcacttctacttttacttgagtatatattttgctgggtatttgtacttttacttaagtaccaagcttcagtacttcctccaccactggtcaggATACACTAagccctctttgaagtcttatcttgaatatatttttttcattactctcattactctcctcccttcatctgtcatagtatcattatcagcttattgattgtctgagttgcattaacctgcacagaaagcttatgcaaatagccagcattacatgtatatgtttcttattagtttatgtacttgtactaataataataatttataaatgcttgtgccagcgcccagctttaacaggaggtttagtaacttttgtttcgttttcttatattttcatgttttgctctttcataggtaggttgtcacaccacaaatgcttggtaaggttttgcAAAAGATGATGatcttgttcaccctctacatgctccctctaggaaacatcatccagaagcacggcataaactttcattgttatgctgatgatacccagctgtatttatccatgaagcctgaagaaacggagccgctagtcagactacaggcatgtctaaaggacataaaggactggatgtcctccaactttttactattaaactcagacaagaccgagtttgtttttggacctaaacaactcagaactagtttatcagataatactttctctctggatggaattactctggcctccagtatgaCTGTGAGAAACctcggagttatctttgatcaagacatgtcgtttgtctctcatattaagcaggtctccaagaccgctttctttcacctgtgtaatattactaagatcaggagcgtcctctctcagagtgatgctgaaaagctcatccatgcttttgtcacttcaagactggactactgcaactctttattgtcaggatgtccacattactccatcaacagtctacAGATCCATAACGcagctgctagagttctgacaggaagcagccaaagcgATCATATCtttcctgttctagcgtctcttcactggctcccagtggactcaagaatacacttcaagacccttcttctaacctacaaggctcttcatggacttgctccattgtatctgcaggacctgattgtaccatatgttcctaataggacactcaggccctgttcacactggagaaagtaattccagctagagtaggaatagatagtctttaagctggatacgttcagacctattttcaaatctggctatcacacaagcgtgtctgcactcaatccagcttaatccggcttgtttgcagtcctccaaaccactaggtggctcctcgtaatatacagagtccgttcaggccgcggtaggaccgggtgtgcgcatgcgtcgtgcggttttcgctaaccggaagtagcatgtcggtaaccggaagtatcatgtcgctagccggatttgctatctgcatttgcgttcagacctgagccacatttgatccaatccggctagatccacctccatgaggtggattgaaatcaagctggatatagccggattcgcagtgttcacactcagaataCTATCAGGATAtgtccagatacggcccaaatccagctctagctggattgatttccccagtgtgaacggggtctcagatctctgagtgcagcatTACTTTttgttcctaggattcataaaagtagaatgggaggacgagctttcaggtATCAGGCACCgttactatggaaccagttaccaatctgggtccgagaggcagacgcTGCCtacacctttaagactagacttaaaacatctctgtttagtaaggcgtacagttagccttaaacCTAGGGTGTatcacagctatgctgctctaggcctacgttgtcggggggcacaaacatgatccactgagcagtttccctctcaccctctgacctctcctttactctccttagtctggctcactctctctctccttcatcctctctgtgctgtctcccacttcttctcctcctctacccggccgactagcagcaggactggttcccccctAAGTagacaggtcctgctcaaggtttcttcctcttaaagggagtttttccttgccacagagctcttaggggggttcaggttctgggtctcacgctctgagtttctgtgaagcactttgagacaatttctgataatatatatataaataaaactgaattgaattgaattgaatttgcaTAAATTATTCTCCATTTTCAGTTACCCACAAGACCAGtttgcacatgagcacaatgcgtcactcaggtagtctgtgttgctttctatctatcactcatcagaatagatgatattgcaccttctggcctataaaagggtaaaggatggctgtactggccatcatcatgacatggagcacatctaataacagataaccctctattgggctgaggttggcttcagtcactgtcttgaaatagattaacctataatatgaaaattataatgtataatataaagtacctttggcaagagaagatctgcgtatccttctcgttcctgaggttcatgtgtgatccaccgaatgatggcctcaaacacagctgcctcctgtctcacattgaggttgtcactgctgatgatgtcaatgacatcctgggccgagagctgcaggaactcttcgccgaaaaccacttcctcaaagtgactgaggacatagtggaaagccttgagctGCAGTTCAGGGAcgtggtagttttttgtgaactgccagatgccgatgcagttgtctgggcagagcgtcttttcaaaaaagttgcagcatatttgcaccagctccacTATATTAAGGGAAACAGCttccatgaaaagcctccgtgcattggactctgtcacgttaacagagccggtgtatgcaaactcaaggatgagctccatcatgtctgaggataggtcaggaatACTGAAGACTTTCTTGTCAGCTTCAGACGAACGTGTGAAGAGaactctgaaagacacagaagaagttccacaacattatacaccactttgatgcatttcagtttttaaaacagatactaaaattagtcactaagtcactggtggatttatgggtaactttattcaacataGTTATtatagttaaaggtctaaatctgattgctgtaacattatataattcacttatgacttctaaactatacatcaagtttaagtctAAGATAAAATAggtttgagcctatagagggagaaatcactattagatgctttaatatcaacatgtcaaacatgtcctatcatccaagtcccacctggggcaagcagattaacacacacttgttcaccggttgtttctgtcatgttcaaacattaaggactgctgctgctttttttatgaGCTCACtctgacaacattttccccagcagttgactagtcatcacaacatTAGCAaactgttaggtgaaagattttattttttgcatgatgttgttatgtggtgtgggttcacatatctagaagtgtgtccctaacatgaagttttcatttctgtatgcatattactgtaatgtattttataagtacttatgtgttaagtaggttttacagaagatcaaggaagacaggtatactgaaagtattgagaagtgtgtaatttccctacttctcatagacttttgtaattcatttcctctgttaactgttgtctgctctttggagacagctctggttgatctcaagctaaggttgtaaatccagatcttgattgaaagaatgtgttcatctccatgaccccattttacgacccacctttcctgtgagtttgtcttcctggtcatctccagatctgacccacagcttatgagatgttaggacttaaagtgaacttacatgggggaagaggtgtaagcttttatggggcgtcataaagtcactcgtatggtacagtgatcattctcgtggagaacttatcttcaacttggATTTACGATACGACGATacgaccccctgctatttcctttctgttttcccctgactctcaggtttaaccatcaccaaataaggtaaactaaatatcagttgagctgaccccattggtgcagagttaggggaggacatgattttatgggatctcaagataggataaaaggtgtttacaaaagaatgggttgttgttctctggctgtgagaccaggcaaccacagaggcctctgtctgtgtgactcagaatttgcttctttactgttagaataaattgtaattttgagaccagatattgtccacttcttcttaatcaaagaaccggggaagatgaatgaaaggatccagaagatttctTGTCCCTAACAAAACgcactgaaacactgtaaactataaaaacaagattgcagtgaataatcttcaaacactcacatcataactacaacaaatccttgttttgtctccctatgtggaggttactaacacattcatttaaaattgagataatcagttcacctgaagtaagtgtactttgccaagatgactctgtggatgggaaagtcaacctcctccactctgatgacagcatcgcaGAGCAGCCCCTGCTCACGGAGATCTGTGTACACGTTCATGTCGACTTGATGACTTGGCTtcttctgtcagtgtttgttgcctttctcctctcagtatataacagaagttcaaacacacactgtgaatgtAACTCTTGTAATCAAAGCACTttacatcaccatggagacacgTGTCAACAAGAGTTccttgtttacatttaaaaactacatttgtgtttttagttgtttttaaataatgcCCACCAATACTATGACAACAAATACAACTTTATCAGGTGCTCCAATACATCCTTATAGCCTTCCATCCTCTTTCATAACATGGCTGTATTATTAGTAATCCATGGCTGAGATGATGCATTTGATTTTTCGCTGTGCCAAACAAAATTGTTCTCCGTTTACAGTTGTAGTCCACATTTTTCtaacatgaacatttttccGACCTGTGCATCTTAATAggcctttacacacacatacgtcTTGTGACGTCTTGTCATTCAGGAGCAATCGTGACCTGTTACTTCAAAGTGATTTGACAGTgctttatcattttatttcatttgtaaCATTAAAATAGATCTGGAGATTCAAGCCACTCAAAACGGAGCATGATAACATTGTATacactagggatgtcccgatccgatcacgtgatcggaaatcgggcccgattacgtgacttcagactcgatcggaatcggctgttacctcccgatcaggactcggatatgtTAGGGCtctgactaggcctgtcgcgataaacaataaatcaattaaataaatgggctcgataagtttttcggccgcgataaatgacatttgcatgctggtttgttttcctctctttctctctctctccctctcgctgccaaagagactggatgacaaaaggcgtcactccggtgcgtcgtagcgtataaaggccgtcggactttatatggcccgcggcttctgtcttaaaatgtgtcaaatcatcaggtagttcttattttttaactcattgtgtgacgtttacgggatgttctgagcagaccacggtcagctcgctgtctgcgtctccacggtgcgtcacagcgctgcagggcttggacgttacagcaacacagagagctgtgaagctgctcaacaccgtttcaacactttgccacaattcaccacgacactaaacatgctcatgtatagaacctgctctcagagagagtccgcgttgtacgagtgaagttctctgccttctcactggcggcactcgctgcagcgccacccattctagttctcttgcccagtcctctggtgccatctctgctgtcagtttctatgtgtttctgtctacatggtggcgtttgtaaaattcactgcagctgtctgcagcggcctgatgcgtgtacacacatgcaaacgcaaacgcgtgcgcacacaagcacatgtgcatgcaggtgagcccactcccagagagtgtgtgttgtttggctctgttgctcatgacgtgctagttggtttgacttaactccattgactatgctcagataaaccatggtaataggcctaccactactcataataataatatcaacattaatattaatatcattaataataacaataataataataaagttggTGATTGGGGCCttttcagtgttaaatgttctttagaaattaaagtttattgatcttatggagaatcttgaaagtatcagatcgggactcggtattggcagatactcaaaatcaaatgactcggacttgGACtcagaggcaaaaaaacctgatcgggacatccctagtatacacacacacacacatatatatatatatatatatatatatatatatatatatatatatatatatatatataacacctaaagaaaaaacatgcacaaaattGTAACATTGTAGTACATGACATGTAGTCTGACACAGGACCATCAGAAGGAACACCtgtaaaacacaacagctccaATTTAACCAAACATTAGGAGTGGTAATGATCATTCAACATGAACTGATCATTTTTGAGGTGATTTCTGagacaaacatttattatgaCTGGAAATGGCCTTTAAACTTcagacagatgtttctgtttgcagtgGGACGCTTGCTCTATTTTTCGAGGAAAGCGTGGaggtaaaagttaaaaaaacccCCGTGgatcaaacacaacaacacacttcaTTATTGCACTTTTCCAAATAGAGAGTCAACCAGAGGTACATCAGTCCATATTGCCATAGTTGTTATTAATGGAGCTGTATCACTTGGGAAATCATGGTAGACCTCATCTACGCGGAGGTGAGCTGACTCCCCTGTACAAGTTGCTCCTACGAAAAACACAAGTTTGAATGAACCACATAAAAAAAGACTATGAATAGTAcatagtagtagtaatagtagagGCCTTATtctgtgaataaaaataaatccagtTTGGACATTTTTTGAATGATTGACAGATAAAATGCATACAATATAAGATGAAAAAACATTTAGCCTTTCATTTAGcagtttattgttttattatcttACTGATGATATTAACTTATTCTATTTAACAATACTAACCTGATGCTCTCTCccactcttctttcttttggtcTTGCTGAGCGAATGACCATGTCATTTAGCAGACCAGGTTTCATACACTgcaatattgatttttttactttaaccaATCTATTCAAATATTCATCACTAAATCAAAAGATAGTGGAACACAAGCAGTACAAACCCATATGATGTCTTGGCTGGGATGAACTGGGtaaataatagtaaatagtTACCATGGGTCTTGGCTTGTGCCATTTCTGCTCagtttctgtgcagctgtgtgttggaggAACAGTCCTGATCTTCTGTTGACAGTAATGAGCAGTCTGGTACAAAAGGGCTGCCACATGGTTGCACATGGCATTAaggagcattaagcacgcaACGCTTCAGACtcaagctgtgtcccaattcagggtctgcatccttgcATCCGGTCTCCTGCATCTcaggaggatcctccggaggaccCTGAACTGTTGGTAAATGGgcagtctggccttcaaagcacttcctgattgtggcacTACGTCATAACACAGACTCAACACGGACtacaaaacaaatgaacaaacgggacaacagtgtggatttagaaatttggatattttttatatatttatttgttgttggaggaagaggataggtggctccagcggcagcagaactggtgacggctcatttttttcaggctgggagagcgctgTGGGGAGGTAACTTTAAGCTGCTAATTTAAACCATactattgatcataattaatatatgTTACT
This portion of the Parambassis ranga chromosome 3, fParRan2.1, whole genome shotgun sequence genome encodes:
- the LOC114433734 gene encoding kelch-like protein 10 — encoded protein: MMELILEFAYTGSVNVTESNARRLFMEAVSLNIVELVQICCNFFEKTLCPDNCIGIWQFTKNYHVPELQLKAFHYVLSHFEEVVFGEEFLQLSAQDVIDIISSDNLNVRQEAAVFEAIIRWITHEPQEREGYADLLLPKVRLSMMPTEYIKSHVLSNKLVTDNLMCQAMVSEVIKRKDRILGRPRLPSAILLSIGGFSSSRNLPNVIQAFDVRANHWMNMTDLSEPPHAFHGAAYLSGYVYCVGGFDQVFIATNTVCRFDLSTRTWQEVAPMHYRRAHVSVTVLSGCIYAIGGYDGNTRLSSAEFYQPETNQWLETAPMHEQRSDASCTALNGKIYICGGFDGKEQLQTAECYNPETNQWTLISPMSSRRSGVGVIAYDNHVYAVGGFDGIALLQTAEVYNPHTNTWRNVSSMMTPRRNFGIEVVEDHLFVVGGFSCRTIISDVEYYDSETNEWSQACDMDVCCSALSCCVLSGLPNMADYTIP